Proteins encoded by one window of Bactrocera oleae isolate idBacOlea1 chromosome 4, idBacOlea1, whole genome shotgun sequence:
- the mip120 gene encoding protein lin-54 homolog, with protein sequence MDSSTNIDTLNDTAPMPELSFEDLLDDSPVKKAVGIGDDPLGIEEELSSMKSDTLNTPGPKKPPQHAQPAVTPISTTTTNAVTKITTDSGAKSATTPIVLNSRNILPKSITTGSQLVKISPKIIATGTTTLAKSPSTSAGVVTGTATTGKRAIKTPNGQIVYIQKKATGTAIGGGGSLITAAANSTMAGVTTTATANSNKTVAFKLLRTSAGGLVPIKSTATMVTAATGSTTSTTSIDATTKNTLTLSPTIAKQLQGAAGAKRVISTAGGQVVIKATPTATAAVAATTNASSMSRATTATTTAASTTTYRLQTSAANTSNSGATNPTNTSKGSLTSGHKIIVQSANGKQILVSNQQLIKLSPKPLTLGGNTNSTASASGSSTITGTTTSNSNAARKLQTIQLPGKQVQYLRVLPKSNADNSGNIVSSTSATTLTSSASAVSSTQSSSTATSTFRILNASGVPSKFTVVRPSPTGSTKLILTQSPKKESGVPVTFSPITSKVQKTIVTVPNLRALGDGQRSQSVTSTTNSSTANVISSTTAQLINTNAGQSLIKNNANTSSATSGTTTLIRKHKISEINSELKRITTVTAAAEVEDDSVDMDAPPEAKRLATGSHIFMLPHSMLRTTAGGQVRQVTLQSNAGIAGEPKNGGGQSPTRKIPQQQMQSILKSNNNFVSSESSGQKSLLINGKTQALIAQQQQQHKTLQLKRQFQQQQQQKLLQQKKLEQLEQKSDNTKLVTLTRSGAATSSSSNDSATNSNSNHNANSALLNFKIKLEPPEDKQDGSPVDLLPDAANGGIRRKHCNCSKSQCLKLYCDCFANGEFCQDCTCKDCFNNLQYEDQRQRAIKNCLERNPSAFKPKITTSREQGDMRHNKGCNCKRSGCLKNYCECYEAKIPCSSNCKCVGCRNIEERPDLDMDPIDPKLLASIASVSLPTASQKRAYDKTNTKTSSLGNDKLFKDTAKALAMGNDLIAGLAGGSNSIAGGSTCSGSNGTTGVAGTASEKQQCNFITQEVVDATIQCMISQADECEKNGLPAYQTEKMVMEEMGRCLVEIIDFSIRNTDSSFTQD encoded by the exons ATACCCTCAATGATACTGCGCCCATGCCGGAATTGAGTTTTGAAGATCTATTGGACGATTCACCAGTTAAGAAAGCTGTTGGTATAGGTGATGATCCTTTAGGGATCGAGGAAGAGCTCAGCTCTATGAAAAGTGATACACTAAATACGCCAGGACCCAAAAAACCACCACAACATGCGCAACCAGCAGTGACACCCatatctacaacaacaacaaatgcagtgACGAAAATCACAACGGACAGTGGTGCTAAATCAGCAACAACGCCAATTGTATTGAATAGCAGAAATATTTTACCAAAGTCGATAACCACCGGCAGTCAACTGGTGAAAATTTCACCGAAAATCATAGCAACAGGAACAACAACATTAGCTAAGAGCCCATCGACATCAGCGGGAGTTGTTACTGGCACGGCTACAACCGGCAAAAGGGCTATAAAGACACCAAATGGTCAAATAGTTTATATACAGAAGAAAGCAACCGGCACAGCGATTGGTGGAGGAGGGTCACTCATAACTGCTGCAGCTAACAGCACAATGGCTGGTGTTACAACTACCGCAACAGCTAATAGCAATAAAACCGTTGCTTTCAAACTCTTGCGTACTTCCGCTGGTGGTTTGGTACCAATTAAAAGCACTGCAACCATGGTAACGGCAGCCACAGGATCAACCACCTCAACAACTTCAATTGATGCAACAACTAAAAATACGCTTACATTATCGCCAACTATTGCAAAGCAATTGCAAGGAGCAGCCGGTGCTAAACGTGTCATATCCACTGCTGGCGGTCAGGTTGTCATCAAAGCCACGCCAACCGCAACAGCAGCTGTGGCGGCAACCACCAATGCGTCGTCAATGAGCagggcaacaacagcaacgacaaCAGCAGCAAGCACAACAACATATCGTTTACAAACGAGCGCCGCCAACACAAGTAATAGTGGTGCAACAAATCCAACTAATACCAGCAAAGGCTCACTAACGTCTGGCCACAAAATAATCGTACAATCTGCCAATGGCAAGCAAATACTAGTTTCTAACCAACAATTGATTAAGTTGTCGCCGAAACCACTCACACTTGGTGGCAACACAAATTCAACGGCATCGGCCTCCGGAAGCAGCACGATCACTGGTACGACAACAAGCAACTCCAACGCTGCACGCAAACTGCAGACTATACAGCTGCCTGGCAAACAAGTACAATACTTGCGTGTGTTGCCGAAGAGCAATGCCGACAATAGCGGCAATATAGTGTCGTCTACATCAGCAACAACATTGACGAGTAGTGCGTCAGCGGTGAGCAGCACGCAAAGTAGTAGTACGGCAACTTCGACGTTCAGGATACTAAATGCCAGCGGTGTGCCGTCCAAGTTCACCGTGGTACGTCCCAGTCCGACGGGCTCTACGAAACTGATACTAACGCAGTCGCCAAAGAAGGAGAGTGGTGTGCCGGTAACATTCTCGCCAATTACTTCGAAAGTG CAAAAAACCATAGTGACAGTGCCGAATTTACGTGCCTTGGGCGATGGCCAACGCAGTCAAAGCGTCACCTCCACCACCAACAGCTCCACAGCCAATGTCATATCATCCACTACTGCGCAGTTAATCAATACCAACGCCGGTCAATCGTTGATCAAAAACAATGCTAATACGAGTAGTGCTACTTCTGGCACCACAACGCTAATAcgtaaacataaaatatccgAAATCAATTCGGAGCTCAAGCGCATAACAACTGTGACAGCGGCCGCTGAGGTGGAGGATGACAGTGTAGATATGGATGCACCGCCCGAGGCGAAAAGGCTAGCAACCGGCAGTCATATATTTATGTTGCCGCATTCAATGTTGCGCACCACAGCCGGTGGACAAGTGCGTCAGGTTACGTTACAGTCGAATGCTGGCATAGCTGGTGAGCCTAAAAACGGTGGTGGTCAATCACCAACGCGCAAAATAccgcaacaacaaatgcagaGTATACTCAAGagcaataataattttgtgtcGTCAGAGTCCTCAGGACAGAAATCATTATTAATTAATGGCAAGACGCAGGCGCTGattgcacagcaacaacaacaacataaaacgTTGCAACTAAAGCGGCAAtttcaacaacagcagcaacaaaagttGTTACAACAAAAGAAACTGGAGCAACTAGAACAAAAGAGTGACAACACAAAATTAGTAACGCTGACGAGAAGCGGGGCGGCGACAAGTAGTAGTAGCAACGACAGCGccaccaacagcaacagcaatcaCAATGCTAATAGCGCgctattgaattttaaaatcaaattggAACCTCCGGAAGACAAACAAGACGGCAGTCCAGTAGATTTGTTGCCGGATGCGGCGAATGGCGGCATACGGCGAAAGCATTGCAACTGCAGCAAATCACAATGTTTGAAATTGTATTGCGACTGCTTTGCCAACGGTGAATTCTGTCAAGATTGTACGTGCAAAGATTGCTTCAATAATCTACAGTATGAAGATCAACGGCAGCGTGCAATCAAAAATTGTCTTGAGCGAAATCCCAGTGCATTCAA ACCAAAAATAACCACCTCACGCGAACAAGGCGACATGCGTCACAACAAAGGCTGCAACTGCAAACGCTCCGGCTGTCTGAAGAACTATTGCGAATGCTATGAGGCGAAAATACCCTGTTCGTCCAACTGCAAATGTGTCG GTTGTCGAAACATCGAAGAACGTCCCGATTTGGACATGGATCCGATAGATCCGAAACTTTTAGCAAGCATTGCGAGTGTGTCGCTACCAACGGCCAGTCAGAAACGCGCCTACGACAAGACCAATACCAAAACGTCTAGTCTTGGCAATgataaactttttaaagataCCGCTAAAGCTTTAGCTATGGGCAACGATTTGATAGCGGGACTCGCTGGCGGTAGCAACAGTATTGCTGGCGGCAGTACTTGTAGCGGCAGCAATGGCACTACTGGCGTTGCTGGCACAGCGTCCGAAAAGCAACAATGCAATTTTATTACACAAGAAGTGGTGGATGCCACCATACAATGCATGATCTCGCAGGCGGATGAATGTGAAAAGAATGGCTTACCCGCATATCAAACTGAAAAGATGGTTATGGAGGAGATGGGACGTTGTTTGGTCGAAATAATCGATTTCTCCATACGCAACACTGATAGCAGTTTTACACAAGACTAA
- the LOC106626921 gene encoding serine-rich adhesin for platelets, whose amino-acid sequence MNYNRRRNIFTLGDFHQYPNPTHQIKAQHNRRQNSDPFERDPFKIQSYNFRYAERPSYPLPNLYNNRVHSSPSTSNKRFETFFYNYDFTPSVHDKENPPTNKFREFRRRKFLLDHQPQNPTTAGQLAATANKRESTTLQQTHMYQQLHPIANATVYGRVGTSASQTGIASAARTAAAAAATTTANAAGRTSQLRVGYDRLRGGNIDSHGGGGARHYQTFCSATDSSSIGTAAGLRYGRDNISTSSHMSGHNKYARKANARSTGNREYLRALATAHINESANQPNYLGRGRCNSRTSLERGRRPRVESMGSGNGFAQANSSTLDASQGNAKTAGFRELSSAGTSPSKYVRQPIQVVHSASPNRVTATVEKTEGACSGCQININIKGLDSTQLGDNVVIKIESDKLTPSKTNTKTEHAPVVSTLNNIYNGTGCMQRNDIAIAKLVEIKRNSEMNHNLDIKPKAAAHQPKATMRNTSSSSFVIDKRLSKFAVNSTDEREQRKHKPRSSSHSRIPLSSSTARALGFTSSNTVLRNSNSTEVIQRVPRSVSKERMPSMVPWCLDTTLRHGFSHGEDDAKPLLIQQSPVLKPSRPSYDATLNDVRKMRRQAVVAAYKPFSLQRTSMGHSKPGSTTISNETSKLLEKSQQYKKSAGTVSSNFNADSVQHRQSHHSLRGTKVSKSTLRSQSSSQLELRRSPTLIMHRSRSSIRQATQPSSDSQSHVTTPLNVNINVFADKLKLLRV is encoded by the exons ATGAATTATAATCGTCGCAGGAACATAT TTACTTTGGGCGATTTTCATCAATATCCAAATCCAACACATCAAATTAAAGCTCAACACAACCGACGCCAAAATTCAGATCCCTTCGAACGTGATCCCTTTAAAATCCAATCGTACAATTTCCGTTACGCCGAGCGTCCCTCATATCCACTACCGAATTTGTACAATAATCGTGTACATTCATCGCCATCAACGTCGAACAAACGGTTTGAGACATTCTTCTACAATTATGACTTCACTCCTTCTGTCCATGACAAAGAGAATCCTCCAACAAACAAATTTCGCGAATTTCGTCGACGAAAATTCCTTTTGGATCACCAACCGCAAAATCCAACAACAGCAGGTCAACTCGCTGCGACAGCAAATAAGCGAGAGTCGACGACATTGCAACAAACCCATATGTATCAACAATTGCACCCCATCGCCAATGCAACAGTCTATGGCCGTGTCGGCACAAGCGCCAGTCAAACAGGCATTGCGTCGGCCGCTAGAACagctgcagcagcagcggccacaacaacagcaaatgccGCTGGACGGACGAGTCAATTGCGTGTCGGATATGACCGTTTGCGCGGCGGCAACATCGACAGCCATGGCGGCGGCGGCGCTCGACATTACCAAACATTTTGTAGTGCCACAGATTCAAGCAGCATCGGCACAGCTGCCGGACTGCGTTATGGGCGTGACAATATTAGCACCTCATCGCACATGTCCGGTCACAACAAATACGCTCGTAAAGCGAATGCGCGCTCTACTGGGAACCGAGAATATTTGCGTGCGCTCGCCACAGCCCACATTAACGAGTCGGCCAACCAGCCAAACTACCTTGGTCGGGGGCGTTGCAACAGCCGCACGTCACTTGAACGCGGCCGGCGGCCACGTGTTGAATCCATGGGTAGCGGGAACGGGTTTGCGCAAGCTAACAGCAGCACCCTTGACGCCAGCCAAGGCAATGCGAAGACCGCTGGCTTTCGCGAATTGTCAAGCGCAGGAACGTCACCATCAAAATATGTTCGGCAGCCCATACAGGTTGTACACTCAGCTTCCCCGAATCGGGTAACTGCAACGGTGGAGAAGACGGAGGGCGCTTGTTCTGGCTGTCAgataaatatcaatataaaagGTTTGGATTCTACACAATTGGGCGATAATGTCGTAATCAAAATTGAGTCCGACAAACTGACACCCAGTAAAACGAATACGAAAACAGAACATGCACCAGTCGTCAGTacgttaaataatatttacaacggTACCGGTTGTATGCAACGTAATGATATCGCCATCGCAAAGTTGGTGGAAATTAAACGCAATTCCGAAATGAATCATAATCTCGATATAAAGCCGAAAGCAGCTGCACATCAACCCAAAGCAACAATGCGTAATACTTCATCCTCATCATTTGTAATCGATAAACGTCTGTCTAAGTTTGCAGTGAACTCAACGGATGAACGCGAACAGCGCAAGCACAAGCCACGTAGCTCCTCACATTCCCGCATACCGCTGTCATCATCAACCGCACGCGCACTGGGTTTTACCAGTTCCAACACTGTACTACGCAATTCGAATAGCACCGAAGTAATTCAACGCGTGCCGAGAAGTGTCTCGAAAGAACGTATGCCGAGCATGGTACCCTGGTGTTTAGATACCACACTACGCCATGGATTTTCACACGGCGAAGACGATGCGAAACCATTGCTTATACAGCAGTCACCAGTGCTGAAGCCTTCAAGACCCTCGTATGATGCAACACTCAATGATGTGCGCAAAATGCGTCGTCAAGCGGTTGTTGCCGCATACAAGCCGTTTTCGCTACAACGCACTTCCATGGGTCATAGCAAACCCGGCAGCACAACGATCAGCAATGAGACGAGCAAGTTGTTGGAGAAATCACAACAATATAAGAAGTCGGCTGGCACCGTTTCGTCAAATTTCAATGCCGACAGCGTGCAACATCGTCAATCACATCACTCGCTACGTGGTACAAAAGTGAGCAAAAGCACTTTACGCTCGCAATCGAGCTCACAATTGGAACTTAGACGTTCGCCCACGCTGATTATGCATCGCAGCCGATCCAGCATACGACAGGCGACACAACCGTCGAGCGACAGTCAGAGTCATGTCACAACGCCGCTCAATGTGAATATCAATGTCTTTGCagacaaattgaaattgttACGTGTTTGA